From the Myxococcaceae bacterium JPH2 genome, the window ACGGCGGACAGAACGACGGGCCCACCGAGTCCATTCTCTCGCAGGCCTCGCTGGCGCGGCGGCTGGAGGCGTTTGGCTTCCACACCTCCGAGGTGGACGGGCACGACCTGACGGCGCTGGGCGCCGCGCTGCGCGAGTCCGGGGGGGAGCGGCCTCGGGCGCTCGTGGCTCACACGCAGAAGGGCGCGGGGGTCCCCATGCTGCGCGGCAAGGGCCCGCACTACGCGGTGTTCTCACCGGAGCACCTGCGCCGGGCGCTCGCGTCCCTGGGCGAGGAGGCGTCATGAGCATGGCGTCACGGCCCGGCGCGGACCTGCTGGAGACGCCCGAGGTGTGGCTGCGCGAGCACCCGGAGCTGGCCTCGCGGCTCGTCTTCCGTCACGCGGCGGCGCGCTTCGCGGAGCTGGACTCGCGCATCGTCTTCCTCGAGGCGGACCTGGGCGGCGGCGCGGACCCCTTCGAGTCGCGGCACCCGGGCCGCTACTTCAACCTGGGCATCTGCGAGGCGACGCTCATCGACGTGGCGTGCGGCATGGCGCGCGTGGGCCACGTGGTGATCGCCCACTCGTTCGCGCCGTTCGGGGTGATGCGGGCCTGTGAGCAGGTGCGCCTGGGCATGGCGTACGGACGCGCGAACGTGAAGCTCGTGTGCGACTACGGCGGCGTGGCGGGCGCGTTCTTCGGGCCCACGCATCACGCGGTGGAGGACCTGGCCATCCTCCGCGCCATGCCGGGGATGACGGTGGTGTCCCCCATGGACGGGCTGGAGACGGTGCAGGCCACGCGCGCGATGCTCCAGCACGACGGCCCGGTGTACCTGCGTCTGGGGCGCAACCGCGTCACGCGGCACGACGTGCCCCGCGGTCCCTTCGAGCTGGGGCGCGCGCAGTGCCTGCGCGAGGGCGAGGACGTGGGCCTCCTGGCGCACGGCGAGGTGGGCGTGGCGGTGGCGCTGGACGCGGCGCGGCTCTTGGAAGCGCGCGGTGTGTCGTCGCGCGTGCTGAACGTGCACACGCTCAAGCCGCTGGACGAGGCGGCGGTGCTGGAGACGGCGGAGCGCACGCGGCTGCTGGTGACGGTGGAGGAGCACAACGTCCTGGGCGGCCTGGGCGGAGCGGTCTGCGAGACGGTGGGCGCGGTGGGCCTGGGGCGGCGCGTGGTGCGCGTGGGCCTTCAGGACCGGTACGACGCGACGGCGGGCTCGCACGAGTCATTGCTGGCCGGACACGGTTTGGAGGGGGCGCAGGTGGCGGAGCGCGTGTTGAGCGCGCTGCCGCGTCCCCGGATGGCGGCGGTTGGACCAGTCACGAGGAGGAGTTGAATGCAGCCGCAAAAGCAGATGGACGCCCTGGGTGGCAGCCCATGTCCCCTGTGTGCGCTGGACGTCCCGGGGGGGAACCGGATGATGGGCGAGGTCGTCACATGCGAAGGCTGTGACGCGGAGCTGGAGGTGGTGGGGCTCAATCCACTGCGTCTGGCCGAGGCGCCCGAGGTCGAGGAAGACTGGGGCGAGTAGTCGGCCCATGGCGACGATCGACCTCGTCTACACGCGCCTGCGCGCCGAGGAGCGGCTGATTCACGACGCCCTCCGCCGGCGAGACTGCGTCGTGCACATGCACCAGGACGCGGACCTGGTGCTGTCGTTGGACAAGCGGCCCTGGTCGCAGAGCGACACGGTGCTCATGCGCAGCATGTCCTTCACGCGGGCGCGCTACCTGGCCACCTTCCTGGAGGTGAAGGGGGCACGCGTCCTCAACAGCGCGCGGGCCATCTCCACCTGCGGGGACAAGGCCCTGACGTCCGCGGCGCTGGCGGCGCGCGGCGTGCGGCAGCCGTGGTCGTTCGTGGCCTTCGATGAGGAGGCGTGCCTCGCGGAGATTGAGCGGCGGGGCTACCCGGTGGTGACGAAGCCGGTGCTGGGCTCGTGGGGCCGCATGGTGGCGCGCATCGACTCGCGCAGCGCCGCCGAGGGCATCCTGTCCACGCGCTTCGGGACGGGCGGCGCGCAGGACCACGTGGCGCTCGTGCAGCAGTACATCGACAAGCCGGGCTATGACTTGCGCGTGTACGTGATGGGGCGCGCGGTGGGCGGCATGCGCCGGCGCTCCGAGCATTGGATCACCAACACGGCGCGCGGCGCGGTGCCGGAGCGCTACGAGGTCCCCGCCGCGCACGCGAAGCTGGCGGAAGAGGCCGCGGCGGCGGTGGGTGGCGACATCGTCGCGGTGGACCTGCTGGAGACGCGCGAGGGCGAGGTCTACGTCAACGAGCTGAACCACTGCGTGGAGTTCGGGCGGAGCATCGAGCTGACGGGCATCCCGCTGCCGGACCTCATCGCCGAGCACGTGTTGGGAGTCCGGCGATGACGGCGCGCGTGGCGGTGCTGGGCGCGGCCGGCTACACGGGCGGCGAGGTGCTGCGCCTCTTGTTGGCCCACCCGGCCGTGGAGGTGGTGCAGGCGACCTCGGGCCAGTTCGCGGGCAAGCGGCTGGACTTCCCGCATCCGCACCTGCGGGGCATGAGCACGCTGCGCTACTCGCCCCATGACGCGGTGGAGCCGTGCGACGTGCTGGTGAGCTGCCTGCCCTCGGGCGAGCTGCTCCAGCGCTGGGAGCGCGTGGCCCCGCTGGCCGAGCGCGTGGTGGACCTGAGCGCGGACTTCCGGCTGGACGCCGAGGGACATGCGCGCTGGTACCCGCAGAACCCGCGACCTCCAGGCCTGCCCACGTTCGTCTATGGGCTGCCGGAGTGGATGGGGGAGTCGCTCGCCGGCGCGCGCTTCGTCTGCATCCCCGGGTGCATGGCGCACGCGGGGCTCCTGGCCCTCATCCCGCTGGTGCGCGCGGGCGTGGTGAAGCCCGAGGTCGTGGTGGACGCGAAGACAGGCTCATCGGGCGGCGGCTCCTCGCCGGGCCGGTCCTCGCACCATCCGGAGCGGGCCAATGCGCTGCGCTGCTTCCGGCCCGTGGGCCACCGGCACACCGGGGAGCTGGAGGACATCGTCTCGCGCGTGACGGGCGTGCGACCCACCGTCCACTTCAGCGCCACCGCTGTGCCGTCCGTGCGCGGCATCCTGGCCACCGTGCACGCGTTCGCATCGCGGCCCGTGGACGAGGCCGAGGTGGCGCGCGTGCTCGCCATGGCCTACCGGGACAAGCCGTTCGTGCGGCTGCTGCGTCCCAACTCCGCCGCGTCGCCGTTCCCGGAGCCGGGCCCGCTGGCGGGCACCAACCACTGCGACCTCGCCGTGTCCGTGGACGCCGAGCGCGGCCGCATCGTGGTCAACGCCGCCATCGACAACCTGGTGAAGGGCGCGTCGGGCACGGCGGTGCACGCGCTCAATCTCATGCTCGGGCGTCCGGAGACCGAGGGACTCGGCTTCCGGGGGCTGCATCCCCTCTAGGAAAGGAATTCCATGAGCTCGCTTGTCACGACGGCGGACGTGTCTCCCGGCAGGGCCTTCGCGGAGGCGTGCCAGCAGCAAGGAGCGCAGGCGTCCGTCTCGTTCAACACGACCATCACCGACGCCTTCCCCGGCTTCAAACGCCGCCCGCGCATCGCCGTGCGCGGCATGTTCAAGGTGGCGCGCGCGGAGAAGGACCCCGTGCCCTACTGGTACGAGACGCACCCGCGCACGGCGCCCACCGTGAAGGTGGAGGACGTGGAGCTGCGTCCCGAGGCGGCCTTCGAGTTCCATCAGGACCAGATGCCCCTGAAGCCCACCACCGCGTGGATTCAAGTGCCTCGGCCGCTGCTGGAGGACCGCGAGGCGCTGGCGCAGTTCATCGACTTCCGCCTGCTCGTGCGCCTCAACACGGCGGAGAACCAGGCGCTGTGCATCGGCAAGGGCGGCGAGCGCGTGCGGGGCTTGTTGGAGACGCCGGGCATCCGCCGCCTGCCGCCGCGCAAGACGCCGGTGGCCTCGCTCCTGTCGGCGTGCGCCGAGGTGGAGCAGATGGGCGGATCCGCGGACGGCATCATCATCAACTCGCTCGACTTCTACGCGCACCTGGTGGGCCAGAACGGGCTCCTGGGGGACCTGGCCAGCATGGGCGTTCGCATCTGCCGCACGCGCATGGTGAACCCGGGCACGGTCATCGTGGGGGACTTCACCGCCGCGGCCACGCTGTTCGACAGCGGTCGCTCCGTCATCCGCTTCGCGCAGCCTCCGCCCGGCATCTTCCCGCGCGAGGGACTGGCCGCGTATGGCGAGGTCTACACGGCGCTCACGGTGCACCTGCCCACCCACTTCTTCGTCACCTCGTTGGTGTGACGATGGCGGACGCGCCCGTGCTCACGGTCCTCTACATCACCGGGTGGTGCCGCAGCGGCAGCACCATCCTCGGCAACGTGCTCAACGAGCTGCCGGGCGCCTTCCACGTGGGCGAGCTGAGCTTCCTCTGGAAGAACGCCTACGGCCACGGCTCCAACACGTTGTGCGGCTGCGGCACGCAGCTGGTGGACTGCGCCATCTGGAAGGCCGTCCTCGAGGGGCCTGAGCGCGCGGCGGAAGTGGTGAAGCGGCAGCAGGCCGCGGTGCGCACCCGGCACACGTGGCGCGTGTTGGACGAGGCGGGCGAGTCCACCCCGCTGCGCGAGCACGCGGCCTTCCTCGCGCGCACCTACCGCGCCATCGCGGACGTGACGGGCAGCACGGTGCTGGTGGACAGCGGCAAGTTCCCCTCCGAGGCGGCGCTGCTGCCGCACGTGGAGGGCATCCGGCCCTTGTACCTGCATCTGGTGCGGGACCCGCGCGCGGTGACGCACTCGTGGACGAAGACGAAGCAGTACGTCGTCCCCATGTCCGCGGCCCGCAGCACCGCGTACTGGGTGGGCTTCAACCTCGCCTCCGAGGAAGTGACGCGCCGCCATCCGAGCGCGTCCGTCTTCCTGCGCTACGAGGACTTCATCGCCGCGCCGAGCGCCACGGTGGACACGCTGCTCGACCTGATGGGCGTGGACCGCGCGCGCAACCCGGTGGATGGGCGCACGGTGGTGCTGGGAACGAATCACACCGTCACGGGCAACCCGGACCGCTTCCGCAGCGGGCCCACGTTGCTGCGCGGCGAGGACGACGCATGGCGAGGCGAGCTGTCCGCCTCGGCTCGCGCCACCACCCTGGCCATGGCCTGGCCACTGATGGCGCGCTACGGCTACTTCTCCGGCACCGCCCCGGTCGCCGACTCCAGGAGGGACGTGCTTGGAACTGGGACTCGCCAATAAGGTCGCGCTCGTCGCCGGAGGCTCCAGCGGTCTGGGGCTCGCGGTGGCCGAGGAGCTGGTGAAGGAAGGCGCGCACGTGGCCATCGCGGCGCGTGACCCCGAGCGCCTCGCGCGCGCCGAGCGCATGCTCAACGCGGTGGGCCGCGGTCGCGTGCTCGCCTCTCCCGTGGATGTCCGGGACGCGGCGGCCATGCGCCGCTGGGTGGAGCAGGTGTCCGCCAAGCTGGGCGGTCCGCACATCGTGGTGACGAACAGCGGAGGACCTCCGCCGGGGCCCGCCACGGGCTTCGACGTGGACGACTACCGCGACGCCACGAACGCGGTGCTCTTGCCGCCCATCGGGCTGGCGCTCGCGGCGCTGCCGTACATGAAGCGGGCCGGATGGGGGCGCCTGCTCTTCATCACCTCCGAGACGGTGGTGCGTCCGGTGGCCCGCTTCGCGCTGTCGGGCTTCGCGCGCTCGGGCATCGTCGCGTTCGCCCAGGCGCTGGTGCAGGAGCTGGGCGACTCGGGCATCACCGTCAACGTGCTGGCCCCCGGCTACACGCGCACGCCGCCGGTGGAGCGCACCGCGGGGGCCTCGGGGGACGTGGACGCGGGGCTGCGCGCCATGGCCGCGCACATCCCCATGAAGCGGGTGGGGCGCGCGGACGAGTTCGCCGCCGCGGCCGTGTTCCTCGCCAGCGAGCGCGCGTCCTTCATCACGGGCACGGTGCAGCTCGTGGATGGCGGCGCG encodes:
- a CDS encoding RimK family alpha-L-glutamate ligase encodes the protein MATIDLVYTRLRAEERLIHDALRRRDCVVHMHQDADLVLSLDKRPWSQSDTVLMRSMSFTRARYLATFLEVKGARVLNSARAISTCGDKALTSAALAARGVRQPWSFVAFDEEACLAEIERRGYPVVTKPVLGSWGRMVARIDSRSAAEGILSTRFGTGGAQDHVALVQQYIDKPGYDLRVYVMGRAVGGMRRRSEHWITNTARGAVPERYEVPAAHAKLAEEAAAAVGGDIVAVDLLETREGEVYVNELNHCVEFGRSIELTGIPLPDLIAEHVLGVRR
- the argC gene encoding N-acetyl-gamma-glutamyl-phosphate reductase, which encodes MTARVAVLGAAGYTGGEVLRLLLAHPAVEVVQATSGQFAGKRLDFPHPHLRGMSTLRYSPHDAVEPCDVLVSCLPSGELLQRWERVAPLAERVVDLSADFRLDAEGHARWYPQNPRPPGLPTFVYGLPEWMGESLAGARFVCIPGCMAHAGLLALIPLVRAGVVKPEVVVDAKTGSSGGGSSPGRSSHHPERANALRCFRPVGHRHTGELEDIVSRVTGVRPTVHFSATAVPSVRGILATVHAFASRPVDEAEVARVLAMAYRDKPFVRLLRPNSAASPFPEPGPLAGTNHCDLAVSVDAERGRIVVNAAIDNLVKGASGTAVHALNLMLGRPETEGLGFRGLHPL
- a CDS encoding SDR family oxidoreductase, which gives rise to MELGLANKVALVAGGSSGLGLAVAEELVKEGAHVAIAARDPERLARAERMLNAVGRGRVLASPVDVRDAAAMRRWVEQVSAKLGGPHIVVTNSGGPPPGPATGFDVDDYRDATNAVLLPPIGLALAALPYMKRAGWGRLLFITSETVVRPVARFALSGFARSGIVAFAQALVQELGDSGITVNVLAPGYTRTPPVERTAGASGDVDAGLRAMAAHIPMKRVGRADEFAAAAVFLASERASFITGTVQLVDGGASVVG
- a CDS encoding phage major capsid protein, giving the protein MSSLVTTADVSPGRAFAEACQQQGAQASVSFNTTITDAFPGFKRRPRIAVRGMFKVARAEKDPVPYWYETHPRTAPTVKVEDVELRPEAAFEFHQDQMPLKPTTAWIQVPRPLLEDREALAQFIDFRLLVRLNTAENQALCIGKGGERVRGLLETPGIRRLPPRKTPVASLLSACAEVEQMGGSADGIIINSLDFYAHLVGQNGLLGDLASMGVRICRTRMVNPGTVIVGDFTAAATLFDSGRSVIRFAQPPPGIFPREGLAAYGEVYTALTVHLPTHFFVTSLV
- the lysW gene encoding lysine biosynthesis protein LysW gives rise to the protein MQPQKQMDALGGSPCPLCALDVPGGNRMMGEVVTCEGCDAELEVVGLNPLRLAEAPEVEEDWGE
- a CDS encoding sulfotransferase, coding for MADAPVLTVLYITGWCRSGSTILGNVLNELPGAFHVGELSFLWKNAYGHGSNTLCGCGTQLVDCAIWKAVLEGPERAAEVVKRQQAAVRTRHTWRVLDEAGESTPLREHAAFLARTYRAIADVTGSTVLVDSGKFPSEAALLPHVEGIRPLYLHLVRDPRAVTHSWTKTKQYVVPMSAARSTAYWVGFNLASEEVTRRHPSASVFLRYEDFIAAPSATVDTLLDLMGVDRARNPVDGRTVVLGTNHTVTGNPDRFRSGPTLLRGEDDAWRGELSASARATTLAMAWPLMARYGYFSGTAPVADSRRDVLGTGTRQ